One Candidatus Eisenbacteria bacterium genomic window carries:
- a CDS encoding peptidoglycan-binding protein produces MKTEIPICDKKIGTLAVNEPEDKWWTRFGLESPEALIKVYAQQSKCWTLVDRGKGLQAAQQERALASGGEMRGGSNIGKGQMKAADYTLVPDIANRNNNAKGTKIGGVVGGLLGGGVGAVLGGVSLKSKTADVVLTLTDVRSTEIIATVQGHAKKTNLGWGAGGGGYFGMFAAAGASSYSNTEIGQVVAMAYLDAYIKLMEEVQKVQPDAKANNVQQAITVAKATKLFSEPKNTSSVVRDLDPGLMLYPTGDKQGVFWKVNDELGNEGWVISTMCQLSK; encoded by the coding sequence ATGAAGACCGAGATTCCGATCTGCGACAAGAAGATCGGCACGCTCGCGGTGAACGAACCCGAAGACAAGTGGTGGACGCGCTTCGGCCTCGAATCGCCGGAGGCGCTCATCAAGGTGTACGCGCAGCAGAGCAAGTGCTGGACGCTGGTGGACCGCGGCAAGGGCCTGCAGGCGGCGCAGCAGGAGCGCGCGCTCGCCTCGGGCGGCGAGATGCGCGGCGGATCGAACATCGGCAAAGGCCAGATGAAGGCGGCCGACTACACGCTCGTGCCGGACATCGCCAACAGGAACAACAACGCCAAGGGCACCAAGATCGGCGGCGTGGTCGGCGGGCTGCTCGGCGGCGGCGTGGGCGCGGTGCTCGGCGGGGTGAGCCTCAAGAGCAAGACCGCCGACGTGGTGCTGACGCTGACCGACGTGCGCTCGACCGAGATCATCGCGACGGTTCAGGGCCACGCCAAGAAGACCAACCTCGGCTGGGGCGCCGGCGGCGGCGGCTACTTCGGAATGTTCGCCGCGGCCGGCGCGAGCAGCTACTCGAACACCGAGATCGGCCAGGTGGTGGCGATGGCGTACCTCGACGCCTATATCAAGCTGATGGAGGAAGTACAGAAGGTGCAGCCCGACGCCAAGGCGAACAACGTGCAGCAGGCGATCACCGTCGCCAAGGCCACGAAGCTCTTCTCCGAGCCCAAGAACACCTCGAGCGTCGTGCGCGACCTCGATCCCGGCTTGATGCTCTATCCGACCGGCGACAAGCAGGGCGTGTTCTGGAAGGTCAACGACGAGCTGGGCAACGAGGGCTGGGTGATCAGCACGATGTGCCAGCTTTCCAAGTAG
- a CDS encoding protein kinase: protein MSRITSATTRPLSRIRPSGDPGRLLLLPGQVVKSPETGVSYHVEYLLGSGGFGQAFRARRDDDPRQLVCVKASTHMDGWLREAYFGQLLEGQPRAIRVHDTFPLVLENGSILYCLALEYARYGDLRLFLRRAERAWPERRIRTEIAGVLEVLVKLHRGQLLHRDLTPLNVFVCDAQALKLGDFGIARQQSDRRGVTARTMNWLTAPTDILEGSVPKWQARDDVYQVGQLIGMLVRKDADRRIGTADVRRLDCSDELKEVVHRCIGERRKRYESADELIEALRKRPAALRSGGLRSLKGVHLAFTGVLRRPRADAARAARRAGAVVHGGPSAQTTVLVRGRPNALQAAGRDAGLKLMEVKRLRDRGHRITILDEARFWRLAAKR, encoded by the coding sequence ATGTCCCGCATCACCAGCGCCACGACCCGGCCCCTCAGCCGGATCCGCCCCTCGGGAGATCCCGGAAGGCTGCTGCTCCTGCCCGGGCAGGTCGTAAAGAGCCCCGAGACCGGCGTGAGCTACCACGTCGAATACCTGCTCGGCTCGGGCGGGTTCGGGCAGGCGTTTCGCGCCCGCCGCGACGACGACCCGCGCCAGCTCGTGTGCGTCAAGGCGAGCACGCACATGGACGGCTGGCTGCGCGAGGCCTACTTCGGACAGCTGCTCGAGGGTCAGCCGCGCGCGATCCGCGTGCACGACACGTTCCCGCTGGTGCTCGAGAACGGCTCGATCCTCTACTGCCTCGCGCTCGAGTACGCGCGCTACGGCGACCTGCGGCTGTTCCTGCGGCGCGCCGAACGGGCCTGGCCCGAGCGGCGGATCCGCACCGAGATCGCCGGCGTTCTCGAAGTGCTCGTCAAGCTCCACCGCGGCCAGCTCCTGCACCGCGATCTCACGCCGCTCAACGTGTTCGTCTGCGACGCGCAGGCGCTCAAGCTCGGCGACTTCGGCATCGCCCGCCAGCAAAGCGACCGTCGTGGCGTCACGGCGCGCACTATGAACTGGCTGACCGCGCCGACCGACATTCTCGAGGGCTCGGTGCCCAAGTGGCAGGCGCGCGACGACGTGTACCAGGTCGGCCAGTTGATCGGCATGCTGGTCCGCAAGGATGCCGACCGGCGCATCGGCACGGCGGACGTGCGCCGGCTCGATTGCAGCGACGAGCTCAAGGAGGTCGTCCACCGCTGCATCGGCGAGCGGCGCAAGCGCTACGAAAGCGCCGACGAGCTGATCGAGGCGCTGCGGAAACGGCCGGCGGCGCTGCGCTCCGGGGGTCTGCGCTCGCTCAAGGGAGTGCACCTCGCGTTCACGGGCGTGCTGCGGCGGCCACGCGCCGACGCGGCCCGCGCGGCGCGCCGCGCGGGCGCGGTCGTGCACGGCGGACCTTCGGCGCAAACGACGGTGCTCGTGCGTGGACGGCCGAACGCGCTGCAGGCGGCCGGGCGCGACGCGGGGCTCAAGCTGATGGAGGTGAAGCGCCTGCGCGACAGGGGCCACCGCATCACGATCCTCGATGAAGCACGGTTCTGGCGGCTCGCCGCGAAGCGCTGA